The following proteins are co-located in the Zonotrichia albicollis isolate bZonAlb1 chromosome 1, bZonAlb1.hap1, whole genome shotgun sequence genome:
- the CHPF2 gene encoding chondroitin sulfate glucuronyltransferase, with protein MRLGAVLSALRPALPLLLGLSLGCSLSLLRASWSHGAAEERCLAPGPPAPPARGDPPEAAEGRPGPGHEDFRPRIVPYYRDPNKPYKKVLRTRYIQTELGFHERLFVAVLTSKATLNTLAVAVNKTVAHHFPRLLYFTGLRSAKVPHGMVLVAHGDERPIWLMYETMNYIHQHFGSDYDWFYIMQDDTYAQAEQVKALVTHLSINQDVYLGRAEEFIGGDEQARYCHGGFGYLLSRSLLLKLHPHLDSCRNEILSVRPDEWLGRCIIDFLGITCVSQLQGQHYRTYELAKNTEPEEEEDFQAALAVHPVSDMTLMYRLHKQFSRIQLDRVYQEIQDLQMQIRNLTALTPAGEAGVTWPVGINAPFLPKSRFEVISWDYFTEQHLFSCPDGSPKCELSGASKADVSEIIESAVEQLNRLYQPLLRFSKRQLLNGYRRFDPTRGMEYTLDLLLEAATQKGHSHVLAKRVSLVRPLSKVEIIPMPYVTEATRVQLVLPLTVQDLDFVANFLDMFAMNTLDTHDNALLTLLFIYHPYDAQRVGQMDVFAGVKAMVGELEKRYADVKIPWISVKTEVPSQVKLMDIVSKKHPVDTLFFLASVWTEINMEFLNRCRMNTISNWQVFFPVHFQEFNPALVYRGEQTASSNTDFLRDGHFDRHSFAEACFYNSDYMTARTKLAADILDRDEVLESMEVFDVFLHYSGLHLFRAVEPGLVQKYTLRSCNPRLSEELYHRCVLSNLEGLASRSHLAMALFEQEQANST; from the exons ATGCGCCTGGGCGCGGTGCTGAGCGCGCTGCGGCCCGCGCTGCCGCTCCTGCTcgggctgtccctgggctgcagcctgagcCTCCTGCGCGCCTCCTGGAGCCACGGCGCGGCTGAGGAGCGCTGCCTGGCGCCGGGCccgcccgcgccgcccgcccgcggcgATCCGCCCGAGGCGGCGGAGGGGAGGCCGGGCCCAGGCCACGAGGACTTCAGGCCGCGGATTGTGCCGTATTACAGAGACCCCAACAAGCCTTACAAAAAAGTGCTCAG AACTCGCTACATTCAGACAGAATTGGGATTCCACGAGAGGCTGTTTGTGGCCGTGCTGACCTCCAAGGCCACGCTGAACACACTGGCCGTGGCAGTGAACAAGACCGTGGCCCACCACTTCCCCCGCCTGCTGTACTTCACAGGGCTGCGCAGTGCCAAGGTGCCCCATGGCATGGTGCTGGTGGCCCACGGCGACGAGAGGCCCATTTGGCTCATGTATGAGACCATGAACTACATCCACCAGCATTTTGGTTCTGACTATGACTGGTTCTACATCATGCAGGATGACACCTATGCCCAAGCTGAGCAGGTCAAGGCTCTGGTGACACACCTGAGCATTAACCAAGATGTGTACCTGGGCCGAGCGGAGGAGTTCATCGGGGGAGACGAGCAGGCCCGGTACTGTCACGGGGGCTTTGGCTATCTGCTGTCCCGGAGCCTCCTGCTCAAGCTCCACCCGCACCTGGACAGCTGCCGCAATGAGATCCTCAGCGTGCGCCCAGATGAGTGGCTTGGTCGTTGCATCATTGATTTCCTTGGCATCACTTGTGTTTCCCAGCTCCAG GGCCAGCATTACCGCACTTATGAGCTAGCCAAGAATACTGAgccggaggaggaggaggacttCCAGGCAGCTCTTGCAGTGCACCCTGTTTCTGACATGACTCTGATGTACCGGCTGCACAAGCAGTTCAGCAGGATCCAGCTGGACAGAGTCTATCAGGAGATCCAGGACCTCCAG ATGCAGATCAGGAACCTCACAGCACTGACCCCTGCAGGTGAGGCAGGTGTGACCTGGCCTGTGGGCATTAATGCCCCGTTCCTTCCAAAGTCTCGTTTTGAGGTGATCAGCTGGGACTACTTCACAGAACAGCACCTGTTCTCCTGTCCTGATGGCTCCCCAAAGTGTGAGCTCTCTGGAGCCAGTAAGGCAGATGTCAGTGAGATCATCGAGTCTGCGGTGGAGCAGCTGAACCGTCTCTATCAGCCCCTGCTCCGCTTCAGCAAGCGGCAGCTGCTGAACGGCTACCGGCGCTTCGACCCCACACGGGGCATGGAATACACCCTGGACCTGCTCCTGGAGGCTGCCACCCAGAAGGGCCACAGTCATGTTCTGGCCAAGCGAGTCAGCTTGGTCCGACCCTTAAGCAAGGTGGAAATTATTCCCATGCCGTATGTGACAGAGGCTACACGAGTGCAATTGGTGCTTCCCTTGACAGTGCAGGACCTGGATTTTGTAGCAAACTTCCTGGACATGTTTGCTATGAACACACTGGACACACATGATAATGCCTTGCTGACTTTGCTTTTTATCTACCATCCCTATGATGCCCAGAGAGTTGGTCAGATGGATGTTTTTGCTGGAGTCAAAGCCATGGTAGGAGAGCTAGAGAAACGCTATGCAGATGTTAAAATCCCGTGGATTAGTGTTAAAACAGAGGTGCCATCGCAGGTGAAGCTCATGGATATAGTCTCAAAGAAGCACCCTGTGGACACTCTGTTTTTCTTGGCCAGTGTCTGGACCGAAATCAACATGGAGTTTCTGAACCGGTGCCGCATGAATACCATCAGCAACTGGCAAGTCTTCttccctgtgcatttccaggaGTTCAACCCTGCGCTGGTTTACCGTGGTGAGCAGACAGCATCCTCCAACACTGACTTCCTGAGAGACGGGCATTTTGACAGACATTCCTTTGCTGAGGCCTGCTTTTATAATTCTGACTATATGACAGCACGTACCAAGCTCGCAGCTGATATCCTGGACCGAGATGAGGTGCTGGAGAGCATGGAGGTATTTGATGTCTTCCTGCACTATTCTGGCCTGCACCTGTTCAGGGCTGTGGAGCCAGGGCTAGTGCAGAAATACACACTGAGAAGCTGCAATCCCCGGCTCAGCGAGGAGCTGTACCACCGCTGTGTGCTCAGTAACTTGGAAGGACTCGCATCCCGCTCACATTTAGCCATGGCCCTCTttgagcaggaacaggccaaCAGCACTTGA
- the ABCF2 gene encoding ATP-binding cassette sub-family F member 2, whose protein sequence is MPSDLAKKKAAKKKEAAKARQRPRRVPDENGDAGPEPQEVRPPEANGTVLPEVDALTKELEDFELKKAAARAVTGVLASHPNSTDVHIINLSLTFHGQELLSDTKLELNSGRRYGLIGLNGIGKSMLLSAIGKREVPIPEHIDIYHLTREMPPSDKTPLQCVMEVDTERAMLEREAERLAHEDAECEKLLELYERLEELDADKAEARASRILHGLGFTPAMQRKKLKDFSGGWRMRVALARALFIRPFMLLLDEPTNHLDLDACVWLEEELKTFKRILVLISHSQDFLNGVCTNIIHMHNRKLKYYTGNYDQYVKTRLELEENQMKRFHWEQDQIAHMKNYIARFGHGSAKLARQAQSKEKTLQKMMASGLTERVVNDKTLSFYFPPCGKIPPPVIMVQNVSFRYTKDGPWIYNNLEFGIDLDTRVALVGPNGAGKSTLLKLLTGELLPTDGMIRKHSHVKIGRYHQHLQEQLDLDLSPLEYMLKCYPEIKEKEEMRKIIGRYGLTGKQQVSPIRNLSDGQKCRVCFAWLAWQNPHMLFLDEPTNHLDIETIDALADAINEFEGGMMLVSHDFRLIQQVAQEIWVCEKQTITKWQGDILAYKEHLKSKLVDEDPQLTKRTHNV, encoded by the exons ATGCCCTCCGACCTGGCCAAGAAGAAGgcggccaagaagaaggaggcGGCCAAGGCCCGGCAGCGGCCGCGCCGGGTCCCGGACGAGAACGGTGATGCCGGGCCGGAGCCGCAGGAAGTCCGGCCCCCGGAGGCCAACGGGACGGTGCTGCCAG AGGTGGATGCTCTTACgaaggagctggaggatttTGAGTTAAAGAAAGCTGCTGCTCGAGCCGTGACAGGAGTGCTGGCCTCCCACCCCAACAGCACTGATGTGCATATCATCAACCTCTCCCTGACCTTtcatggccaggagctgctgagtgaCACCAAACTGGAGCTGAACTCTGGGAGACGCTATGGCCTCATCGGACTCAATGGCATTG GGAAATCCATGCTTTTGTCAGCTATTGGGAAGCGAGAagtgcccatcccagagcacattgACATCTATCACCTGACCCGAGAGATGCCTCCCAGTGACAAGACCCCTCTGCAGTGTGTGATGGAGGTGGATACAGAGAGGGCCATGCTGGAGCGAGAAGCAGAGCGTTTAGCTCATGAAGACG CGGAGTGTGAGAAACTCTTGGAGTTATATGAacgcctggaggagctggatgCTGATAAGGCAGAAGCACGAGCCTCACGTATCCTTCACGGCTTGGGGTTCACGCCAGCCatgcagaggaagaagctgaaggACTTCAGTGGTGGCTGGAGAATGAGGGTGGCACTTGCCAG AGCACTCTTCATTCGGCCTTTCATGCTGCTGCTCGATGAGCCCACAAACCACCTTGACCTGGATGCCTGTGTGTGGTTGGAGGAAGAGCTGAAAAC GTTCAAGCGGATTCTTGTGCTGATATCCCACTCCCAGGACTTCTTGAATGGCGTCTGCACCAACATCATCCACATGCACAACCGCAAACTCAAGTACTACACG GGAAATTATGATCAGTATGTAAAGACCCGCTTAGAGCTAGAGGAAAATCAAATGAAGCGATTCCACTGGGAGCAAGACCAGATCGCTCATATGAAG AATTACATTGCACGGTTTGGCCACGGTAGCGCGAAGCTGGCCAGGCAAGCTCAGAGTAAGGAGAAGACCCTTCAAAAAATGATGGCTTCTGGCTTGACAGAGAGAGTTGTGAATGATAAG ACTTTGTCATTCTACTTTCCACCCTGTGGGAAAATTCCCCCTCCAGTCATCATGGTGCAGAATGTCAGCTTCAGATACACCAAGGATGGG CCGTGGATCTATAATAACCTGGAGTTTGGGATTGACCTGGATACTCGTGTAGCTCTTGTTGGACCCAATGGAGCTGGAAAGTCAACACTGCTGAAGCTGCTCACAGGAGAG CTGCTGCCCACAGATGGGATGATTCGCAAGCACTCGCATGTGAAGATCGGTAGATACCACCAG CACTTGCAAGAGCAGTTGGACTTAGACCTCTCACCATTGGAGTACATGCTGAAATGCTACCCAGAGAtcaaggagaaggaggagatgaGGAAAATCATTGGCAGATATGGTTTGACAGGGAAGCAGCAG GTGAGCCCCATCAGGAACCTTTCTGATGGGCAGAAGTGCCGTGTGTGCTTTGCCTGGCTGGCCTGGCAGAACCCTCACATGCTCTTCCTGGACGAGCCCACCAACCACCTGGACATAGAAACCATAGATGCACTGGCAGATGCTATCAATGAGTTCGAGGGAGGAATGATGCTTGTCAGCCATGACTTCAGACTCATCCAACAG GTGGCACAGGAGATCTGGGTCTGTGAGAAGCAGACAATCACCAAGTGGCAGGGGGACATCCTTGCCTACAAGGAGCATCTCAAGTCGAAGCTGGTGGATGAGGACCCGCAGCTCACCAAACGGACCCACAACGTGTGA
- the LOC102061976 gene encoding histone H2B, gonadal-like, with product MSPEPLKKHGRAAASGEKRSKRKPKRKETFSVYIYKVLKQVHPDLGISSKAMSIMNSFVSDMLERLAAEAARLAHYGRRATLSSREVQAAARLLLPGELARHAVSEGTKAVAKYTSSE from the exons ATGAGCCCGGAACCATTGAAGAAACATGGtcgtgctgctgcctctggagaAAAAAGATCTAAGAGGAAgccaaagagaaaggaaacattttCAGTCTACATTTACAAAGTACTGAAGCAG GTGCACCCCGACCTCGGCATCTCGTCCAAGGCCATGAGCATCATGAACTCGTTCGTGAGCGACATGCTGGAGCGGCTGGCGGCCGAGGCGGCGCGCCTGGCGCACTACGGGCGCCGCGCCACCCTGAGCAGCCGCGAGGTGCAGGCGGCGGCGcgcctgctgctgcccggggagctgGCCCGGCACGCCGTGTCCGAGGGCACCAAGGCCGTGGCCAAGTACACCAGCAGCGAGTGA